In Capsicum annuum cultivar UCD-10X-F1 chromosome 11, UCD10Xv1.1, whole genome shotgun sequence, one genomic interval encodes:
- the LOC107847035 gene encoding chitinase 2-like, with the protein MELSKILVSFFGLQFLLFLSPSHAVPGNSNTFREYIGAEFNGVKFSDVPIRSGVEFHFILSFAIDYTTSSPAPTNGQFNIFWDTDNLTPSAVSAIKDQHTNVKVALSLGGDSVGGSSAYFNPSSVDSWVSNAVSSLTDIIKQYNLDGIDIDYEHFQADPDTFAECIGKLITTLKNNGVISFSSIAPFDDDEVQSHYKALWKSYGHIIDYVNFQFYAYDEGTTVSQFMDYFSTQRSNYEAGKILVSFATDGSGGLSPENGFFTACSILKSKGELAGIFVWSADDSKSNGFKYEKQSQAILGIPH; encoded by the coding sequence ATGGAGCTTTCTAagattttagtttcattttttggTCTTCAATTCTTACTTTTTCTGTCACCAAGCCATGCAGTGCCTGGAAATTCCAATACATTTAGGGAATACATTGGAGCAGAGTTTAATGGTGTCAAGTTTAGTGATGTCCCTATTCGCTCTGGTGTCGAATTTCACTTCATTCTCTCCTTTGCTATCGACTACACTACATCTTCTCCGGCTCCAACAAATGGtcaattcaacatcttttgggaCACAGATAACCTCACCCCTTCTGCTGTTTCCGCGATTAAAGACCAACATACTAATGTTAAAGTAGCATTGAGCTTAGGAGGGGACAGTGTTGGTGGAAGCAGCGCCTATTTCAACCCTTCTTcagttgattcttgggtttcaaATGCTGTCTCTTCTCTTACAGATATCATTAAGCAATACAATTTGGATGGAATTGATATCGACTATGAACATTTCCAAGCTGACCCTGACACGTTTGCTGAGTGCATAGGTAAGCTAATTACAACTCTGAAAAACAACGGAGTTATATCATTTTCTTCCATAGCTCCgtttgatgatgatgaagttcAAAGTCACTACAAAGCGCTATGGAAAAGCTACGGTCACATTATAGACTATGTTAACTTCCAATTTTATGCGTATGATGAAGGAACCACTGTGTCTCAATTCATGGACTATTTTTCTACTCAAAGATCAAATTACGAAGCGGGGAAGATCTTGGTCAGCTTCGCCACGGATGGGAGTGGTGGATTATCTCCAGAAAATGGATTCTTCACTGCCTGCAGTATTCTTAAAAGTAAAGGAGAGTTGGCTGGAATATTTGTGTGGAGTGCTGATGATTCAAAATCAAATGGTTTCAAATATGAGAAGCAATCACAAGCAATATTGGGCATACCCCACTAG